The nucleotide sequence gagaggaaggggagggaaaCGAATGAACCTAGGGTTCGGGGAGAGACGTCGCGCGCTGGTTTTGATCCACCGAGGAGCGCGCTTGACCGTCGATCCGTGATGAACGGCTGAGAATGAACGGGCCAGCattcggcccaggcgggcgcgtgcGGCGGGTGGCTTTGCCagcctaggcctaggttgcggcctgggaagGCGCAGCGCGCGCGAAAACAGAGCAGGCTGGGCCATTTTGTAGTCTGGGGCAAATGAACAGTGAACTACGAGTTTATGTTTTATTCATTTTCAGAAGgaaattttgatgattttttgtCCTATTttaatctctgtcaaaatttgaaccaatgggataattttttcagagagtagattagTACAGTAAAACActtctaaaaagtagataaatattttttcatgtttccgctgcaatgtaaaagtttattatcttctaaataAATTcaaacgggagaatttaatttgaagagtagtcatttttagtcagtaaattataatattgttatttttctgaccaacattgataatagcaatattataatgtttattcataagttttccatgcattaattctatttctgcccaacgatgatatagaattagtgtataagaatgttgtatgttttaattttgaccaacgttaatttaaggcatgcaattattatgtcatattttctcactatctctgacggtgttttttaggactcaacccaatggcttttatctcgtacataccgcctcttgaagggggcaactacaGGGTATGacgagagaagtatgaactagcacttgcgctgtctgaaaatgacctagcgcttacctccccATGTCCGACTGAGTCAGTGGACCCGGTATGGGAAgatgatgagactgatgctgatttcactgctcgacaGCGAGATCATGTAGAAGTGCGGATGAATTATGATCTCGAACATaagaaatgggacatttcaaaccgcaagtgcttgatggtggctaagtccataaTTTCAGATGTTATAAGGGGGTCTATCCCAGATTGTGATACCGCCACAGAGTATcttaagaaggtggagagtcagttcagtggctcttcaaagacttatgccagtactttgattaagaaattgttcaatgagaAATATACTGGTGGCAGTATcagagagcacatattgaagatgagcaacacggctcCGAAGCtaaagccaatggatttggggctcaaggatgagttcctgattcatttggtttttgcttccttgccaaaggaatatgaaacctttgttgttaattacaatatGCAGTCCGATAAGTGagatatagagaagctcatcgcaatgtgtgttcaagaaaaGGAGAGGCTGAAATCCTtacagggtgactctgctaaccttgtgaaggacaataAGAAGAACAACTTCAATAAGAATGTCAAACCTCAAGAAAAAGCCACTCAGAATGACCACCATtcgaagaacaacaatgctcaagtcgagaaggatcagtgtaaatggtgcaagaagcatggacactatcagagggactgtccagacttcCTAAAGAGCCTTCTAAAGAGATGTGAGGAttttattacattcatagatgaatccttgtatttaagttatgcaaaatctacttgatgcattgattcaggtgcaactgttcatgttgcaaattcattacagggattccgtacgAGGAAGACcctgtaaagaggagaaagaagaattaaagttgcaaatggagttgaagctgaagttgaagccattggagatcatctctagaattagatgatggttttagacTGTAGCTTttagatattctttatgtaccctatttgcaaagaaacttaataagtgtttcacgtttagatgatgatgaatatgattgccattttggtaatggcaaatgtaggattgtgattaataataagtgtgttggtcttgccttccgacaagacaagctttatttattatcactttctgaaaATGTGAATGGTGTGAGTACTGAGAATGAGAAAGCATcttcgtctatgaatgcaacaaataaagagagtgcatgatgtatcttcaaaattatggcactatcgtttaggccatatttcgagggggagaatagagcgattgattaagaaatcaattcttccgcctttagaatttttagatttagaataatgcatagattgcataaaaggaaagtatgttaagaaaataaagaaagatgtcaaacaaagcgcatgaattttagaaatagttcacacagacatctgtggtccttttcctatgaagagtgtggatgtttatgattcatttataatattcacagatgactattctcgttttggctatatttatccaattaaggaaaaattgtaagcattggataaatttaaaatattcaagGCTGAAGTAAAAAATCAGCAtaacttaaagattaagatagtaaggTTCGACCGTgagggagagtactacggtcgacacatcccatatggccaagttcctagaccctttgcaaggttcttataggaaaatggcatagtagcccagtattctacatcgAGCGAGccttagcagaatggagtagctgaaagacgcaactgtaccttaatggatatggtgagaagcatgataagttactcgtctttaccgataagtttatggatggaggcgttgaaaaccgtcattcatattcttaatcgagtgtcaagtaagtcggtgcccaaaacatcatatgagttgtggataggaaaggaaccctcactaaactatttatgtgtgtggggttgtccagttGAGGCAAAAGTATtaaacccaaacatagggaagctagactccaagatagtcagctgccatttcattggctatctagaaaaatcaaaaggttatcgcttctattgtcctgatagacaaacaaagtttgtagaaataagacatgatgtcttcttggaggatgatatgatcaagGAGAGCATGGTAGCccgagaaattagttttgaagagaagcgggtatacatGCCCCATtcctatggttcaggagccattcttcatgctacctattgttgttgtaccaacagtgcaagacactgtagtaacaacaccagttgttagttctcctatggcaataatgaatgaacatgaggaacctgtccttcaggatccccaagaacccgttgtcacacatgagggagagcaataacagcctcatatagaacaatcGTCATCTAACGAGACCCCTAGAAGGTCTGAAAGAGTCAGAagatcagccattcctgatgatttcgaagtttatgaatgtgaggaatttcaaatggagggtgatcccacctcatttgaagaagccatgagaagtgctcactcatccaagtggcttgaagccatggaagatgaaatgaaatcaatgaaaaccaatggtgtttggaacttagaaacaattcctaaaggagctaagacagtaggctgtaaatgggtctacaaaattgaacatgactccaaagggaatatagaaaggtttaaagcgcgacttgtggcgaaaggtttcatgcaaagagaaggcatagattacaatgagacattttctccagacgcatgtaaggattcttttagaatcataatggcgcttgtagcatattatgacttagaattacatcagatggatgtaaagataacgttcctaaatggggatctagaggaaaatgtttatatggcacaaccgaaaggttttattgtggaaggaaaagaacgtatgggatgccgcctgaagaaatccatttacggattaaaacaagcttcaagatagtggtatttgaagtttgatagtacaataagaaagtttgggtttcaagaaaatatagaggatAATTGCATTtacgcaaagttcaagaatggaaaatacattttcctagtcttgtatgtggatgacatcttgctcgctagcagtgatgttaatctactactagaaacaaagaagttcttgtcctcaaagtttgatatgaaggatcttggtgaagcttcattcgccctaggaatagagatttaccgagatagagaaaatgaggttttaggattatcacaaaaggcatacttagaaaaaattctaaagaaatacagtatacaaaattataagtcttcacctgctcccatagttaAGGGCAacagatatggggaatttcaatgtcctaggaaccaatatgagatcgatcaaatgaaagtggttccatatagttcagctgtcagaagtttacagtatgctcaagtgtgtactcgccctgacttagcatttgttaccgagttacttggcagatatcagagtaatccaggaatagaatactggaaattagtaaagaaagttttgtgttacctgcaaggtacgaagggtctcatgctaatgtacaaaagatctgattccctgcatatagaggggtatacagattctgattatacgggagatgacagaaaatccacgtcaggatacatattcactctcgcaggaggagctatatcatggaaaagctcaaatcaAACCGTCAATACATCATCTACAATGTatgccaagtttgtagcatgttttgaggccacagggcaggtgaattggctaaagaaattcatgcccagtttgaaggtggtagacgacatacataaaccacccaagttatactacgataataatccaccagtatgttatgctcacaacaacaagtcaagtggtgctatcaaacacattgacataaagtattatgctgtgaaagacaaagtccaggatcatataattagtcttgagcatataagaacataaaagatgctcgtggatccgcttacaaaaggcttaccaccttgcgtgttcagagaacacttagccggcataggtttaagggaaagcctataatttttggacaataagggactagttgagaatctatttcaaaacaaagaggtgcattgtagctattTAATCTAATAGCAACTGACCGTGACGGTAAGGCacactctatgcactgatctatgatggtatgggaacaagataaagtaagtaaattGAGTTTAAgttataaggtgagatcaagggggagaatgttagatgatctccaacccggccaattgggcccttggatccacaccctgatcgagggcgcccaaccattccatggttggtgggctcccgtcgcacaacaccataaaaagggaggtgggggccggggcacaaggcacgaggttcacctaaGCTGCCAAACGCCCACCTACATtccctaaaccctaaccgatctaaGTGAGGGGGTGTTGCCAGTGATAGGAAGCACCGCCACTGCACCGCCGCCTTTCACCGTCACGCCTCCATCAAGTCTCCATCGAGCACCGCGATGGCCAGCTCATCTTCTAtgaaggcggccgatggtttgctaCCCGCATCCCACCCTCTCTCTGTTAATTCTGTACTAGTACATGTTCTAGGGTTTATACTTCATCAAACATAAGTAggtatgctagatctatggctagtgaccATGTAACATTTCTATCACAGCTCACCTTGAGCAggcgggtgagctcctccgtgGCTCGGGCTCTCGGCACCATGAACCGCCGCTCTTCATCGTCGTAGAGCTcacctgtaacagaaccgcccaatttatacaagatcaagtacgattgtccctgctaacatgttgacacacgcatactttcacttatataaacccggtagtccgccgagtgtcctaaaagacctcggtaaatcaacatcacaaccaagattgtgtgattaagcaaatacacatcacatacgcagagttgtagcgaaaataatattacaaatgggttcacaaataatggtacaagtttgggtttcaaaaccgcttagtgaaaacaacatagctttcaaatgattaccttaatataagttctaaatacatttCTAGCATAAgcgacatcatccgacaaaagcatatagacgagaagtaactatagaatcaccgagcccaccggcggttatccaccatcttcagcaggtcgagaacttcacctataacaaggtgggataaaccctaagtacttgaatgtactcagccagacttacccgtcggaaaccaaaacaaatgacaccaaagattatgcatagcttaatttagtggatctggctgacactttctttttgaggaaaagcataagtaataatgatcaactcttaacctgaactagcagtgacttttagccattaacctatcatctatattagcacatgtactaagcaatcatttgattaagatgcaaacattaataaccatagcgggtataaattgtggcaaccttatcatcatcatcatccatttaaccatatcgttaaattaattgaatctatgttgccgctgctcagtcaagttctcactatccgggagagacggtgattcgaatcgattcatatccagctggaggggtattcctaaacacaaaccctgcttcctccgtcagggtcgcaatcaagtcacctttggcacaattcaggagtcgcgagtccgaatagatcggcattctcagagaaccactctgccaaggttgctcgggactctaacccgccttggacttatgccaatggctctccgcacatccttactacctccagaatgcgcgccactgctcgcgttcccggcctgagtcgagctactaggcttcgcagtcggaacgagttatccggctagctaagtgttaggctatgttcaacatgacatgaggacgtacagcgtatcggtccttaaacgacatagatggagtcactatgtccaaacctacacaagactctgcccgatcttaattcattattaacatggttcttttccacgatagcaaatatagccaaccatgatccacctcatcctaaagctcacaggtgatagaaaatcacctgacttctaccgcactaagcatggctaagcatttaacccattcctgaacttaaataggattcaagtgtgatacctggacaaggatagatatataatgcaacaattggttccaaccaattcctatacttaatgcatcatcaataataagagatactcaagatatttataaaaatatgggagacttaatatgctccggggcttgcctagaatccaacactaggttagtgtttgtaaGACGACACATGCtcggtgagcatctcccatcctagcacttgtccagtcattccatcttcgggataggtccaccatacaccattttcgggttcggctccaacatcacgtccttcacgtggttcatctaacgtacctagatgagatacaagatgcaagtgcatgaatgaaaggacggcaatacgagatgcatcacataatctattatagaaaggtagtgagcatatcaagcatggtacaccagataacttgagttaagctattccattgaaaacatctatcacaatttaagatctcaggtaacttaatttaacaccatgaaaggcatgagttacacttagcaacacataaggCAATGCAAGGTGAAAGCAATCAACTTATAAAGCACAACACAGAATTTGGACAGCAGCATAGATAACACTTGTTTCACCCATAACTAGAGATCCAAATATCCAAAGAAGgtaatcctagactttctggaaagataatgaaatttcatacaacattgttattatcactaaaagcttattccaaagctaactaggtcaaacatgccaatgtttcagatctgcaccgaactaggacagaaaagtagtagtagtttcaaaatggcataactggagttacagacatcaaacaagcataaaccttagctttatagaaagattattaaattatctaaaatatgtttattatcatcacaaggtgattccaccattaacaaggtcaatcaagaacaattgagcacctctgtccagacttggacagattctgtcatgcaacttcgcaagcttataactagagctctacaacaccaaaagggatgatctttaacaatttggaaagctcatgaaaggCACTACACTTGTTCTATTATCtctaagacatgattcaaagcgtagctaagtcaaacaagacaatcattcagatctctacagagagcatgcaaaatctgacaatgaacttaaaaaatctatagctcctaaattatcaggcctttgtccatgaaatttgaacacaagTAAGATGATGAAATtagatacaacttttatattcactacaaccacaacaaacatcatttacaccacaaaaatgattgcacaagcaaaactgcaattgcagcccaacagcagtggtaccgaaaactgataggaacttcagataagcataactggagttctagacctccaacaaacatgaatcataactttttgaaaatcttaggaagttacctacaagtttcttattctcatattaagatgattctacagttagaagggtcaattaatccaataattatatctctgtccaaaacatagacagaaactgacataccactttaaacagctataactagagttctacatgtccaataaatgtggttctagactttttggaaatcttagcaaattctaaacacctttgttataaacacctaaagctaattctactattaagaaggccccagaataagaacaaggaaaccctctctgggtttgggcagaaacagccatagagatttaagtaagtataactcaagatctacttaaccaaaaatcatgatatttagctttttgaaaagcttaataaaagtactacaactcatgtattatcataaagtcatgattcataacttagctGAGCTAATTAATTCAAtcatgcagacctattcagaataggggcaaggcaatacaggtaatttgttatttttatagatcttaaactatcaagcctaaaatactgaaatttttaccaaacatcgagaataaccttagtagcactccacaaaaatttcacaattattggagcacaactgcagttatgaaaaagacaaggcacaactagtattaaaaacctaactgcataaatctatttttatagaaaaatatgtaaactaaaacctgccatattatagatctactgcatagaaaatgttgcaaggattccaaaacgtccacatttgttattttacgagttttctactaattactacgaattttcaaagttgatcattcaaatctttaaaaaaccagagaaaaggaattataaatcttgcatcggggtccctgcggaaaatataaatcaaacgtcagcgaagaggtcctttaggcactatttaaatgagtcaCTGGTTCGCACTTAGATCCTTCCCTTTTCTCGAATTGTTGTGCGAGGTCCCTGGTGTGGCTTTGGAACAGAGGACGcgtgggagctcgccggaggcGGTGCGTCGGCGACGGTGGGGTGGCGGTGCAGCATGCGTGGGTCCGTGCGAACTGGTGCATGGCTTCAGCATGGCCCGCGGTGGCCCGGCCATGCATGGCCGTCGATGGCAATAGACAACTagcgacggcggccatggcgcggtcGGCTACGGCAGCGGATTAAGAAGCGAATTAGGTGGAGGCAAACGGGAGCTGCAAGGGTGCTTGATAGAGGAGGACGTCAGTGGCAAAGGAGCTCCCTCAACGGCCATGCTCGAGCTCGCGGCGGCATCCATGGCTGCCGCATGGTGCCGGCTGGAGAGAGCAGGAGAGGGAAGgagaagtgagagggagagagagtggagAGGAGGGTGTCGGCCCTTTACTTGAGCAGGCAGAGGCGAGCTGGCAGCCATGCAAGCAACGAAGGCGCCATGCAAAACTGAATGAATGGATTAAATACCATCTCAAAAATACAAGCTAAAACTCAAAGTTCGTCCCTTCGTAACTCCGAatccgtttagttttggcacaagaggTAGTAACCAATGTTGTAGAGTTacgcgagatctccaactttgattaaagtgccaaagtctaatttggcctggttggagagatacaaggcttCGAAGcggggtacacgaaactgaaaattcaggtttcagttaactcagacttagaatatttttggacTATAAAAACAGCagcagattcaaagtttgagcctcggtttgactttcttacaagctgatctggctcttggtacaaaaacaaagtttgttctactcccctcgaacttcaacttttgtttaggttccactaccatgcaaatcatctaagccatagttcaaaccaggtcaaagtagcatcacaataaaacttaaatccaagttttagaccgattgatgtATTTTCTTGTCCTTCGCTCaatacgaacccttcatgacttttgttgtagagttcaattagagtcatttgggcaagatttcaaggtttggttgatgatctagaattccattcactttataaaacaattcaagcaaggacataacttgtcatttcatgtgacttcttaattccaaacttcacgaaacttttccatgggtcaatatagatggatattgatgcgagacacatgaaacaagtacatctagcattactcaagcatactttttagaaaggcaTCATGTAAGCAatagtgcatggtccaagtttaagtggtggctcattttcatatgtttgacataatatctccatcaccacttaacatgccatggttgagtttaaacccattgcttaactggtgaaaaacacctggggtgttacatcgcTGACGTTGATGGAGACGGCGCGGTCGTCGGCGCCGACGCTGTGGCCGTCGCTTCTCGACTTGACCTCCTAGACGCGCACGCACcggtttcagccatggcttatcagccaagtgaaTAGGGCACTAGTCCTTTATTGTAAAGATTTCTACCTTGACCTGCTTAGCCTGCCTCGATGTGCTGTCTGCCTGCTGGTTGTTGCCATTGCCACGCTTTCTTCCTGCTCTCACGCGACATCTCCACCATTTCCTCCATCTTTGGAGTCAAGTACGCCCTAGCCTTGCTCGTCGACTGCACGTCCATCCCCATCGCCGAGGCGAGCTGCTGCACGTGCGAGCTCAAGCCGGCCAGAAGGCGCGCGTGCCTCGTCTGCTCGTACTTCCTCCGATCGCCCATGCTTAAGCTGAGGTCGCGCAGCTCCTCCTTGAGCGCTTCTAATGTAGGGTCGCCTGCCGTCCCTGGCGCCGACTGCTCCACGACATTCAGCTTGGACTACAGGATCTGCGCGGCGCCGGAGTGCTGCCCGCCGTCAGCGGCTGCTCGTGCGGCGGCGATGCCTTCGGTCGCCGCGAGGTGGACGCGCTCCTGATCCACAGCTATGGAAGGAGGAGGCATGTACGTCAGCTCCAGCGGCCTCTGGATCACGCGGCAGACGCGGCGACGTGGGCCTCGTTCCTCGCCGCGGCGTCCCGGTAGGTGCAGCTCACCTTGAGTAggcgggtgagctcctccgtgGCTCGGGCTCTCGGCACCATGAACCGCCTCTCTTTGTCGTCATAGAGCTCGCCGACATCGATGAAGGTGGCGCGGCCGTCGGCGCCGACGCGGTTGCCGTAGCTTCCCGACTTGACCTCCTGGACGCGCACGCCCcggtttcagccatggcttatcagccaaacgaacagggcactaGTCCTTTATTGTAAAGATCTCTACCTTGACCTGCTTAGCCTGCCTCGATGTGCCGTCTGCCTGCTGGTTGTTGCCATTGCCACGCTTCTTCCTGCTCTCACGCGACATCTCCACCATTTCCTCCATCTTCGGAGTCAAGTACGCCCTAGCCTTGCTCGTCGACTGCACGTCCATCCCCATCGCCGAGGCGAGCTGCTGCGCGTGCAAGCTCATGTCGGCCAGAAGGCGCGCGCGCCCCGTCTGCTCGTACTTCCTCCGGTCGCCACGCTTAAGCTGAGGTCGCCCTGCTCCTCCTTGAGCGCCTCTAATGCAGGGTCGCCTGCCGCCCCCTGCGCCGACTGCTCCACAACATTCAGCTTGGACTCTAGGATCCGCGCGGCGCCGGAGTGCTGCCCGCCGTCAGCGGCTGCTCGTGCGGCGCTGATGCCTTCGGTCGCCACGAGGTGGACGCACTCCCGATCCACAGCTATGGACGGAGGAGGCATGTACGTCAGCTCCAGCGGCCTCTGGATCACGCGGCGGACGCGGCGACGTGGGCCTCGTTCCCCGCCTCGGCGTACCGGTAGGTGCAGCTCACCATGAGCAGGCGGGTGAGCTCCTCTGTGGCTCGGGCTCTCGGCACCATGAACCGCCTCTCTTCGTCGTCGTAGAGCTCG is from Miscanthus floridulus cultivar M001 chromosome 7, ASM1932011v1, whole genome shotgun sequence and encodes:
- the LOC136465331 gene encoding uncharacterized protein, translating into MNYDLEHKKWDISNRKCLMVAKSIISDVIRGSIPDCDTATEYLKKVESQFSGSSKTYASTLIKKLFNEKYTGGSIREHILKMSNTAPKLKPMDLGLKDEFLIHLVFASLPKEYETFVVNYNMQSDK